One stretch of Priestia megaterium DNA includes these proteins:
- a CDS encoding glycoside hydrolase family 32 protein, translated as MAESKYRTILEAKSGELEALKEKAIKDSWQPIYHIHPQYGLMNDPNGLIQLNGEYHVFYQWYPYGAMHGMKHWAHVKSTDLVTWERLPVALTPTEEYESHGAYSGGAIEKDGQGLLFYTGNVKYEDGSRSANQCIAMLNEDGSVEKYTHNPAVRGVPDGYTGHVRDPKVWKENDTYYMLLGAQRENETGALIVYESSDALQWSFKGEVKTSLPDFGYMWECPDYFKLDGKDVFVFSPQGIKADGHDFHNIYNVIYAVGTFDVESLTFEMEYYREIDKGFDFYAPQTFQDESGRRLLFAWIGNPDVDYPSDEYGWSHALTLPRELSLEGNELVQKPVEELNKLRDQAVHFRGTLKNEEVIIDEATNNAYEINMTFREIAAKQFGLELFNSKEEELRLVFDTEKQEVRLDRSSFHHQYATEYGVVRSEKWTASNEVGVRVFVDKSIVEIYINGGKIVFTSRVFPKKDSKSAVNVFAEGAVDYRIDYYGMSRGI; from the coding sequence ATGGCTGAATCGAAGTACAGAACAATTTTAGAAGCAAAATCTGGAGAGTTAGAAGCATTAAAAGAGAAAGCAATCAAAGACAGCTGGCAGCCGATTTATCATATTCATCCACAGTACGGGCTGATGAATGATCCAAACGGATTGATTCAATTAAACGGTGAATATCACGTGTTTTATCAGTGGTATCCGTACGGTGCGATGCATGGAATGAAGCACTGGGCTCATGTGAAATCTACGGATTTAGTAACGTGGGAACGCCTTCCGGTTGCGTTAACGCCAACGGAAGAATATGAATCGCACGGCGCATACTCAGGCGGTGCGATTGAAAAAGATGGTCAAGGGCTGCTGTTTTATACGGGGAATGTAAAATACGAAGACGGCTCACGTTCAGCTAATCAATGTATCGCGATGCTAAACGAAGATGGAAGTGTGGAAAAATACACGCATAATCCAGCGGTACGAGGCGTTCCTGATGGGTATACAGGACATGTGCGCGATCCGAAAGTATGGAAAGAAAATGATACATATTATATGCTGCTAGGCGCTCAGCGTGAAAACGAAACGGGCGCATTAATTGTGTATGAATCAAGCGATGCGCTTCAGTGGTCATTTAAAGGCGAAGTTAAAACATCGCTTCCTGACTTTGGCTATATGTGGGAGTGCCCGGATTACTTTAAACTGGACGGAAAAGATGTGTTTGTCTTTTCACCGCAAGGAATCAAAGCGGATGGCCACGATTTTCATAATATTTATAATGTGATTTACGCGGTGGGAACATTTGATGTGGAAAGTTTAACGTTTGAAATGGAGTATTACCGTGAAATTGATAAAGGGTTTGACTTTTATGCACCGCAAACGTTCCAAGATGAAAGCGGACGTCGCTTGCTATTTGCATGGATTGGAAACCCGGATGTTGACTATCCGTCAGACGAATACGGATGGTCCCATGCATTAACGCTTCCTCGTGAGCTTTCGCTTGAAGGAAATGAACTTGTTCAAAAGCCTGTAGAAGAGTTAAATAAGCTTCGAGATCAAGCGGTTCATTTTAGAGGAACGCTAAAAAATGAAGAAGTGATCATTGATGAAGCAACAAACAATGCATATGAAATCAATATGACGTTCCGCGAGATAGCGGCCAAACAGTTTGGTTTAGAGCTGTTTAATAGTAAAGAAGAAGAGCTTCGCCTCGTGTTTGATACAGAAAAGCAAGAAGTGCGACTCGACCGCTCTTCATTCCACCATCAATATGCAACGGAATACGGTGTGGTTCGCTCTGAAAAATGGACAGCGTCAAATGAAGTCGGTGTTCGCGTATTTGTCGACAAAAGCATCGTCGAAATTTATATAAACGGTGGCAAAATTGTCTTCACTTCCCGGGTATTCCCGAAAAAAGATTCCAAATCAGCTGTAAATGTATTTGCAGAAGGAGCTGTGGATTACCGTATTGATTATTACGGTATGTCGCGCGGTATTTAA
- a CDS encoding ABC transporter ATP-binding protein, which produces MSIVLEGKNVTKTFGSRGNVYEALKGIDFTIEEGEFVGIMGPSGAGKTTLMNILSTIDRPTDGEVWIQGENVALIKDKKLSAFRRNHLGFIFQDYNLLDTLTVKENILLPLTVTKMSKKEMETKLKDTATRLGIYELADKYPYEISGGQKQRVAAARAMITNPAVIFADEPTGALDSKAASSLLEKLSQLNQEDRATIIMVTHDPLASSYCSRVLFIKDGQIYTELFKGEQTRQAFFKRIMNIQGALGGEGYDRI; this is translated from the coding sequence ATGAGTATTGTCCTTGAAGGGAAAAATGTAACTAAAACGTTTGGATCAAGAGGAAACGTATATGAAGCGCTAAAAGGAATTGATTTTACAATCGAAGAAGGAGAGTTTGTCGGTATTATGGGACCATCTGGAGCGGGAAAAACGACGCTGATGAACATTCTTTCAACGATTGACCGCCCTACAGATGGCGAGGTATGGATTCAAGGAGAAAACGTGGCGCTCATAAAAGATAAGAAGCTGTCTGCTTTCAGACGCAATCATTTAGGGTTTATTTTTCAAGATTATAATTTATTGGATACGTTAACGGTAAAAGAAAATATTCTTCTGCCACTTACGGTTACAAAAATGTCTAAGAAAGAGATGGAGACCAAGCTTAAAGACACCGCAACGCGACTAGGCATCTATGAGCTGGCGGATAAGTATCCGTATGAGATTTCTGGCGGACAAAAACAGCGCGTTGCAGCAGCGAGAGCGATGATTACGAATCCAGCCGTTATTTTTGCCGATGAACCTACCGGAGCTCTTGATTCCAAAGCCGCTTCAAGCCTGCTTGAAAAGCTGTCGCAACTAAATCAAGAAGACCGTGCCACGATTATTATGGTGACGCATGATCCGCTGGCTTCAAGCTACTGCAGCCGCGTGCTGTTTATTAAAGACGGACAAATTTACACGGAGCTGTTTAAAGGCGAACAAACGAGACAAGCATTTTTTAAACGGATTATGAACATTCAAGGCGCATTAGGCGGTGAAGGCTATGACCGTATTTGA
- a CDS encoding YtxH domain-containing protein — MTKENVKETVGKETKGGSKELLVGTLVGSVVGVTTALLVAPKSGKELRASIQDGANQALAKTGQVKETVYAKGQDLKQRTARLSQKVSEQSSQVVNKVKSLRTAKEQPLAETAAAEELETTEIVQDPVLEAEAVQEELNTITQEVSDLEQSVDETRR, encoded by the coding sequence ATGACAAAAGAAAACGTAAAAGAAACAGTAGGTAAAGAAACAAAAGGTGGAAGCAAAGAGTTATTAGTCGGCACGTTAGTAGGTAGCGTAGTGGGTGTAACAACAGCTTTACTAGTAGCGCCAAAGTCAGGAAAAGAGCTGCGTGCTTCTATTCAAGACGGAGCGAATCAAGCACTCGCTAAAACAGGTCAAGTGAAAGAAACGGTATATGCAAAAGGCCAAGACCTCAAACAGCGCACGGCTCGTCTTTCACAAAAAGTCTCCGAACAATCTTCGCAAGTTGTCAACAAAGTGAAATCTCTGCGCACTGCTAAAGAACAGCCGCTTGCAGAAACGGCTGCAGCAGAAGAGCTTGAAACGACAGAAATCGTTCAAGATCCTGTTCTTGAGGCTGAAGCGGTGCAAGAAGAATTAAATACAATTACGCAAGAAGTAAGTGACTTAGAACAATCTGTCGATGAAACAAGACGTTAA
- a CDS encoding CPBP family intramembrane glutamic endopeptidase gives MKQKNQGLWTIKSFVIMLVVTFIAVPVFIKGALQQALQSLFKSELYAGTATGFVMAAVFLSALYWLMVQADDRKIGFQSFSKRYWRLILFWLFVLILGSVAIVVLMEWFGITYENKKTASLQHDLSLFSFILAFVSAAVISPFYEEIIYRGFFYTWLKRKGGIVFGLGGSSFIFMLVHIPTYNTLPVNFLSGLVFAWVYEKTKSLLPSMMIHACFNGIAVILTAAA, from the coding sequence TTGAAACAAAAAAATCAAGGATTATGGACAATAAAATCATTCGTAATAATGCTGGTGGTCACGTTTATTGCTGTGCCTGTTTTCATTAAAGGAGCATTACAGCAAGCTTTACAGTCGCTATTTAAAAGTGAGCTCTATGCTGGAACAGCTACTGGATTTGTCATGGCAGCTGTGTTTTTATCAGCTCTGTATTGGCTGATGGTTCAGGCTGATGATAGAAAAATTGGTTTTCAATCGTTTTCAAAGCGTTACTGGCGGCTCATTCTTTTTTGGCTTTTTGTGCTGATCTTAGGAAGTGTGGCAATTGTTGTGCTAATGGAATGGTTTGGTATAACATATGAAAATAAAAAAACAGCCAGTTTACAGCACGACCTGTCGCTGTTTTCATTTATACTTGCTTTTGTTTCAGCCGCTGTGATCTCACCTTTTTATGAAGAGATTATTTACCGAGGATTTTTTTATACGTGGCTGAAACGTAAAGGAGGGATTGTATTTGGATTGGGGGGAAGTTCGTTTATCTTTATGCTGGTGCATATTCCAACGTACAATACCTTGCCCGTTAACTTTCTTTCTGGCCTCGTTTTTGCGTGGGTGTACGAAAAAACAAAGTCGTTGCTTCCAAGTATGATGATTCACGCTTGTTTTAATGGAATCGCCGTTATCTTAACAGCGGCAGCTTGA
- a CDS encoding MerR family transcriptional regulator, translated as MSYSMKEMNEKTGLSAPTLRYYEKEGILPFVELDENGKRLYNDTNIEWIRFILALRSTGMPLAEIKRYVELYKQGESTIKERKNMMLHHKEAVEEEMAKTFKYLEQINYKLALYDSLEAKLKQKEIKI; from the coding sequence TTGTCTTATAGCATGAAAGAAATGAATGAAAAAACAGGGCTTTCCGCACCGACTTTACGCTACTACGAAAAAGAAGGAATCCTTCCTTTTGTAGAGCTTGATGAAAACGGAAAGCGCCTCTATAATGATACAAATATTGAATGGATCCGTTTTATCTTAGCCCTGCGCTCAACTGGTATGCCGCTTGCAGAAATTAAGCGCTATGTAGAGCTCTATAAACAAGGCGAAAGCACGATTAAAGAGCGAAAAAACATGATGCTTCATCATAAAGAAGCGGTAGAAGAAGAAATGGCCAAAACATTTAAATACCTTGAACAAATTAACTATAAGCTAGCTTTGTACGACTCACTAGAAGCAAAATTAAAGCAAAAAGAAATTAAAATTTAA
- a CDS encoding aldo/keto reductase, translating into MVYSPLARGMLSGKYKTPNEVPPASRAVHGEKLLRNYFTDRNFQLVEQYRKLAEKNEVSLSQFALSWVLNQPAVTSSIIGASKLLHVTDAVEISDWTWSEELLNTVNSLY; encoded by the coding sequence ATGGTATACAGTCCGTTAGCGCGTGGCATGCTTTCAGGCAAATATAAAACACCAAATGAAGTGCCGCCAGCAAGCCGCGCTGTACATGGTGAAAAGCTGCTGCGAAACTACTTTACAGACCGAAACTTTCAGCTGGTGGAGCAGTATCGCAAGTTAGCAGAAAAAAATGAAGTAAGTCTGTCTCAGTTTGCTCTTTCGTGGGTGCTAAATCAGCCCGCTGTGACATCAAGCATTATCGGAGCTAGTAAATTGCTCCACGTAACAGATGCGGTTGAAATCAGCGATTGGACATGGTCAGAAGAGCTGTTAAATACCGTGAATTCACTATATTGA
- a CDS encoding ABC transporter permease, translating into MTVFDLVKKNMRKNISRYSLYFFSMIFSIIVYYVFATLQYDQSISKVIGEEMRLQGIFNASNYVLLTFIVVFIWYTNSFFIRQRKRELGLYHLVGIEKRTIGKMIFYENMLLGIFSLVVGILLGTVFSRLFVLFLLKLMGLSLSITLTFSLQAVLKTAVVFLIVTIFISFQGYFIMYRYTLLDLFQAESKSERVNKINSKRSIVVGGLGVLLVGYGYYLSSGNIVTPKFFLIVAVVLFSVIFGTFLLFKATIEWLMGLYREHASGYYSFANMLSVSTMMYRIKANARVLTLITILSATTLVAVGVTYSSYYNTKADARSMQPYDYTLHSKNAAQEFMDVLRELDIQSNQYVYHIVKHSADLSDFRFITSGYYGDGERISFLDEEEVRKNGVSVPALNANETVVFDSMAKGKVFKPSTGKTAAVQLNKSEQLALKVVKSEPSLILDSESAGYQFVVNHDTFIKLSKAGQKQAVYVFNTDDGNKQNELTKNYHQIAKEAGERRTSYYDVFQAGLMSKGLFIFIGGFLGLVFLMATGSIIYFKQISEAEQERKRFEVLRKLGFSVSQMMSAVRKQQLFTFGLPLVIGILHSLFALKVITNLTGESLIIPVLIADAVYGVIYFIFYWLTMNYYRMVIKRL; encoded by the coding sequence ATGACCGTATTTGATCTTGTTAAAAAGAATATGCGCAAAAATATTAGCCGGTACAGCCTTTATTTCTTTTCAATGATTTTTAGTATTATTGTGTACTATGTGTTTGCTACGCTTCAGTACGACCAATCGATTTCAAAGGTTATTGGAGAAGAGATGAGGCTGCAGGGCATTTTTAATGCTTCAAATTACGTTCTGCTTACCTTTATTGTCGTCTTTATTTGGTACACAAACTCGTTTTTTATCAGGCAGCGTAAGAGAGAGCTCGGGCTGTATCATTTAGTCGGCATTGAAAAACGTACGATTGGGAAAATGATTTTCTATGAGAATATGCTGCTGGGGATTTTTTCTTTGGTGGTCGGTATTTTACTAGGTACCGTGTTTTCAAGGCTGTTTGTGCTGTTTTTACTAAAGCTTATGGGACTGTCGCTTTCTATTACGCTCACATTTTCTCTTCAAGCGGTTTTAAAAACAGCCGTAGTGTTTTTGATTGTTACCATTTTTATATCGTTTCAAGGCTATTTTATTATGTACCGCTATACGCTATTAGATTTGTTTCAAGCGGAAAGTAAAAGTGAACGCGTAAATAAAATAAATTCGAAACGCTCAATTGTAGTGGGAGGGCTTGGTGTTTTACTCGTTGGCTACGGGTACTACCTTTCATCGGGAAACATTGTGACGCCTAAATTTTTTCTAATTGTAGCAGTTGTACTGTTTTCGGTTATTTTCGGGACGTTTTTACTTTTTAAAGCTACAATTGAGTGGCTGATGGGGCTTTACCGAGAGCATGCAAGCGGATATTATTCGTTTGCAAATATGCTAAGCGTTTCTACTATGATGTATCGAATTAAAGCAAATGCACGAGTGTTAACATTAATTACGATCTTGTCGGCTACTACACTTGTAGCAGTTGGTGTGACGTATTCCTCGTACTATAACACAAAAGCCGACGCCAGAAGTATGCAGCCTTATGACTATACGCTGCACAGCAAAAACGCAGCGCAAGAATTTATGGATGTACTGCGTGAGTTAGATATCCAATCAAATCAGTATGTCTATCATATCGTGAAGCACTCTGCTGATTTATCAGACTTTCGATTTATTACATCTGGTTATTATGGAGATGGTGAGCGAATAAGCTTTTTAGATGAAGAAGAAGTGCGGAAAAATGGCGTTTCGGTTCCTGCGTTAAACGCAAACGAAACCGTTGTTTTTGATTCGATGGCAAAAGGAAAAGTGTTTAAACCTAGTACAGGTAAAACGGCGGCTGTGCAGCTGAACAAATCAGAACAGCTTGCTTTAAAAGTCGTTAAATCAGAACCTTCGCTTATTCTTGACTCTGAGAGTGCCGGCTATCAGTTTGTAGTCAATCACGACACGTTTATCAAACTTTCAAAGGCTGGACAAAAGCAAGCGGTGTACGTATTTAATACGGATGATGGAAACAAACAAAATGAACTTACTAAGAACTATCATCAAATCGCAAAAGAAGCTGGAGAAAGGCGTACTTCATACTATGATGTGTTTCAGGCAGGCTTAATGAGTAAAGGATTGTTTATTTTTATTGGAGGATTTTTAGGGCTCGTCTTTTTGATGGCAACGGGCAGCATTATTTATTTTAAGCAAATCTCCGAAGCCGAACAAGAGCGCAAAAGATTTGAAGTTCTGCGTAAGCTTGGGTTTTCAGTGTCTCAAATGATGAGCGCCGTTCGAAAGCAGCAGCTGTTTACGTTTGGTTTGCCTTTAGTAATTGGCATCTTGCACAGTCTATTTGCGCTGAAGGTCATTACTAATCTAACCGGTGAAAGTCTGATAATCCCTGTTTTAATAGCGGATGCAGTATACGGGGTTATTTATTTCATTTTCTACTGGCTGACAATGAATTACTACCGAATGGTAATAAAGCGACTGTAA
- a CDS encoding patatin-like phospholipase family protein, giving the protein MKADAVFEGGGVRGIAFTGAIEAMEESNVEWQRLAGTSAGALIAALLASGYKSGEIRKELQNMDYDKFRGKTIINRIPLIGNLIELMIHLGFYKNDYLEKWVHGLLREKGIETFADLPADKLKIIASDISNGQMLVLPDDLPRYGMQPSDMKISQAVMMSASIPFFFRPIIWKSKGFKRSYIVDGALLSNFPIWLFDTEHPRFPTFGFRFVKEEIDTAAVIPTPVHLFKSMFTTMLQAHDLRYLNAETKERTVQIPTGVITATDFALKEEEIEFLYESGYISAKRFLEKWDFEQHKMNRTGRQLTRRKLP; this is encoded by the coding sequence GTGAAAGCAGATGCTGTGTTTGAAGGGGGAGGCGTTCGAGGAATTGCATTCACGGGTGCAATTGAAGCGATGGAAGAAAGCAATGTAGAATGGCAGCGTCTAGCAGGTACGTCAGCCGGAGCGTTGATAGCGGCACTTTTAGCGAGCGGCTATAAAAGTGGTGAAATTCGCAAGGAGCTTCAAAACATGGACTACGATAAATTTCGCGGGAAAACAATTATTAACCGAATTCCTCTGATTGGGAACTTGATTGAACTGATGATTCATTTAGGTTTTTATAAAAATGATTATTTGGAAAAATGGGTGCACGGTCTGCTGCGTGAAAAAGGAATCGAAACGTTTGCGGATTTGCCAGCGGATAAGCTGAAAATTATTGCATCAGATATTTCGAACGGACAGATGCTTGTGCTGCCTGACGACTTGCCCCGATACGGAATGCAGCCAAGCGATATGAAGATTTCACAAGCTGTGATGATGAGTGCGTCCATTCCTTTTTTCTTTCGTCCCATCATCTGGAAATCCAAAGGGTTCAAGAGGTCATACATTGTCGACGGAGCGCTTTTAAGCAATTTTCCGATTTGGCTGTTTGATACGGAGCATCCGCGTTTCCCGACGTTTGGTTTTCGATTTGTAAAAGAAGAAATTGATACAGCCGCTGTTATTCCGACGCCGGTCCATTTATTTAAAAGTATGTTTACAACGATGCTGCAAGCTCACGATTTGCGGTACTTAAACGCGGAGACAAAAGAACGAACGGTGCAAATTCCAACGGGTGTGATTACGGCAACGGATTTTGCCTTAAAGGAAGAAGAAATCGAATTTTTATATGAATCTGGTTATATATCAGCAAAGCGCTTTTTAGAAAAGTGGGATTTTGAACAGCATAAAATGAATCGGACCGGGCGTCAGCTGACACGAAGAAAGCTCCCGTAA
- a CDS encoding MFS transporter, whose amino-acid sequence MKVLKKEKLFANSSYKKLFISSTAASFGDLFDMFAVMTLFTYMWHANSLWITLIPVAYALPSILLSQAAGNLADRYDKVQLMFLSELVRLLFTCLLFFTDEPLLALGVLTLRSMSSVMKVPAQLAYVREVVKEDQLLQASTLQNIMFQIAKVVGPFLGAAALTFTTPKACILVNAAACMISISVLFSLKKAGKNIQGQAARSSHQTKETYSNGWKIVFQHSILLRVVILFHLSYFVVMLVDAQISIFLRDVLPRHPEMLGWLLSGIGLGALATGVYLNRKKQVHHPFRLLSLGLLLFGGALFFISCFNPAVMSRYFILIAAPIGGAGVGLNLLLFNYIVQTYSDKKHLGKVYGFINTLTSAVLLTAPLLGGMVVKLAGAQTTFLTAAIIVVSVGFVSMLMPPRDKRERNVQIDA is encoded by the coding sequence ATGAAGGTATTGAAAAAAGAAAAGCTGTTTGCTAATTCTTCTTATAAAAAATTATTTATTTCAAGCACTGCGGCAAGCTTCGGAGATTTATTTGATATGTTTGCGGTGATGACGCTTTTTACATACATGTGGCACGCAAATTCCCTATGGATTACCCTTATTCCTGTCGCGTACGCTTTGCCTAGCATCCTGCTAAGTCAAGCAGCAGGAAATTTAGCGGACCGCTACGATAAAGTACAGCTGATGTTTCTGTCTGAACTAGTCCGTCTTCTGTTCACATGTCTGTTATTTTTCACAGATGAACCGCTTTTGGCACTAGGAGTACTGACCCTGCGCTCTATGAGTTCTGTTATGAAGGTGCCCGCACAGCTGGCTTACGTTCGAGAAGTGGTCAAAGAAGACCAGCTGCTGCAGGCCTCTACTTTACAAAACATTATGTTTCAAATTGCCAAAGTTGTAGGGCCGTTTCTCGGAGCCGCCGCACTGACGTTCACAACGCCAAAAGCATGTATTTTAGTTAATGCCGCAGCTTGTATGATTTCTATTTCGGTGCTGTTTTCACTTAAAAAAGCAGGTAAAAACATTCAAGGGCAAGCTGCTCGTTCTTCCCATCAAACGAAAGAAACGTACTCAAACGGCTGGAAAATCGTTTTTCAGCACTCAATCCTTTTACGCGTCGTTATTTTGTTTCACCTTTCGTATTTTGTAGTCATGCTTGTTGACGCTCAAATTAGCATCTTCCTTCGAGATGTGCTGCCTCGCCATCCGGAAATGCTCGGCTGGCTGCTTTCTGGAATCGGGCTGGGAGCGCTAGCAACAGGAGTGTATCTTAATAGAAAAAAACAGGTTCACCATCCATTTAGACTTTTATCACTGGGACTGCTTCTATTTGGAGGGGCTTTATTTTTCATTAGCTGCTTTAATCCAGCCGTTATGTCACGCTATTTCATTTTGATTGCTGCACCTATTGGAGGGGCCGGAGTTGGGCTTAATTTACTGCTGTTTAACTATATCGTTCAAACGTACAGCGACAAGAAACACCTCGGAAAAGTGTACGGATTCATTAACACCTTAACGAGTGCCGTTCTACTTACTGCTCCTCTTCTTGGAGGCATGGTCGTAAAGCTTGCAGGTGCTCAGACGACTTTTTTAACGGCGGCAATCATCGTCGTAAGCGTTGGATTTGTGAGTATGCTGATGCCGCCGCGTGATAAACGGGAAAGAAACGTTCAGATTGACGCATAA
- a CDS encoding MerR family transcriptional regulator produces MIYFSTGQAAKKLGLTVRTLRYYDQIGLLHPSSKAENGKRSYSETDLITLEKITLLKNLAVPLRDIELILHQVSIDELLAIHQQKLQQKASEIQRALEHTHTLRNSIKIEGELNWKQLLPLVHNQSTTKSSWTDLLSLSIEESEILQHNLPKMENASADKWINIIKRVQLCLKHQRAPQSEDGQLIAADILLLSSELFGHHTALEKAFWDVRKSPEASSSLNLYPIDSEVLQFIEDTIIFYEQHIKE; encoded by the coding sequence ATGATTTATTTTTCTACTGGGCAAGCCGCTAAAAAATTAGGCCTCACGGTGCGTACGCTTCGTTACTACGATCAAATCGGCTTGCTTCATCCATCGTCAAAAGCCGAAAACGGAAAGCGATCCTACTCAGAAACAGACTTAATCACATTAGAAAAAATTACCCTTTTAAAAAACTTAGCCGTTCCTTTGCGAGATATTGAACTTATTCTTCATCAAGTGAGTATTGATGAACTTCTAGCGATTCACCAGCAAAAACTTCAGCAAAAAGCTTCAGAAATTCAACGAGCTTTAGAACATACTCACACTCTTCGCAACAGTATAAAAATAGAAGGTGAATTAAACTGGAAGCAGCTCCTTCCCTTAGTTCACAATCAGTCTACTACTAAAAGCAGCTGGACTGATCTGCTTTCGCTTTCAATAGAAGAAAGTGAGATTCTGCAGCATAATTTGCCTAAAATGGAGAATGCGAGTGCCGATAAATGGATTAACATCATAAAACGAGTTCAGCTTTGCTTAAAGCACCAGCGTGCACCTCAATCTGAAGATGGACAACTAATTGCAGCTGATATACTGCTTTTATCCAGTGAACTGTTTGGTCATCATACGGCTTTAGAAAAAGCCTTTTGGGATGTTCGCAAATCTCCTGAGGCATCAAGTTCACTTAATCTCTACCCTATTGACAGCGAAGTCCTTCAATTTATTGAAGATACGATTATTTTTTACGAACAACATATAAAGGAATGA
- a CDS encoding YxeA family protein, protein MKRKWISLLALIFIVGAGIGGVKIYQKAATEHQYGIIPKEAKKVDDYGRVQYTISVINEKGQTTFQTFTTIKQLKEGTIIDLFVRGNEVRKYDIITKNELPQRVKSVWPTKERKEEGK, encoded by the coding sequence ATGAAGCGAAAGTGGATTAGCCTTTTAGCCCTGATTTTTATTGTGGGAGCAGGTATAGGAGGAGTAAAGATTTATCAAAAAGCCGCAACGGAGCATCAATACGGGATTATCCCAAAAGAAGCAAAAAAAGTGGACGACTATGGACGAGTTCAATATACAATTTCAGTAATAAACGAAAAAGGACAAACAACGTTTCAAACATTTACAACGATTAAACAGTTAAAAGAAGGAACGATTATTGACCTTTTTGTTCGAGGTAATGAAGTTCGGAAATATGACATTATAACAAAAAATGAGCTGCCGCAGCGAGTGAAAAGCGTGTGGCCTACAAAAGAACGAAAGGAGGAAGGAAAATGA
- a CDS encoding DUF3221 domain-containing protein yields MKFTVQSTALFLLFFICLSGCSDNAEQSKKPAGYLVQGRILEVKQEEILIANVIPRDTALDYTTKEILGSSDVQPIYVKVSDDQTYKKGQLVKAWLKKDKSVQYSVPAKGEAVEVNILKQP; encoded by the coding sequence ATGAAGTTTACCGTTCAATCAACTGCACTTTTTCTTCTCTTTTTTATTTGTTTAAGCGGCTGTTCTGATAACGCCGAGCAGTCAAAAAAGCCGGCCGGCTATTTAGTTCAAGGGCGCATTTTAGAAGTGAAACAGGAGGAAATTCTTATTGCAAACGTCATTCCGCGAGATACCGCGCTTGACTATACAACAAAAGAAATACTTGGTTCTAGCGATGTACAGCCTATTTATGTAAAAGTTTCGGATGATCAAACATACAAAAAAGGACAGCTTGTTAAAGCATGGCTCAAAAAAGACAAAAGCGTTCAGTATTCCGTTCCGGCAAAAGGCGAGGCTGTTGAAGTCAACATTTTAAAACAGCCGTAG